In Bacillus sp. NP247, one DNA window encodes the following:
- a CDS encoding acyltransferase, whose translation MTQSAPEFKVLQSIAFLAVVLQSSLLYTMNQGNVLLEQSLIMGMLFNLAKFSAPAFIFIVGFHLIRHYTKQLVYKEYISEKATHLLIPYFFWSILYLLTTNDLITLQSGIKSLLLGTAAPHLWYVIMMFQIHLLFPLLCTLFYWFQKRTENKKDIYKYMTFFACLYFLLMWFSSHYIFNGEKLTSSTILHYTDRSFLFYSFYFVMGGIAAVALKTWRLFVMKHIPLITILFFILFLFINYELFSFYGANSIHLTVSTYLKPSMFLYIVCEIIILYVLSITIVQRRGFLYKTLRFIGNYTYGAYLAHLFFLQLCTKLLSLFTLQENTILYSLLLFVLTAILSISTMVICSTLPFHTWITGPSPTRNMKWAKIVLQKNHAKLFKPYL comes from the coding sequence ATGACACAAAGCGCACCAGAATTTAAAGTTTTGCAAAGCATTGCATTTCTTGCTGTCGTTTTGCAAAGTTCCTTATTATATACAATGAATCAAGGAAATGTCTTACTTGAGCAATCCCTCATTATGGGCATGCTATTTAATCTTGCAAAATTTTCAGCACCTGCATTCATATTTATCGTTGGATTTCACTTAATTCGTCACTATACAAAGCAATTAGTATATAAAGAATATATTTCTGAAAAAGCGACACACTTACTCATTCCTTATTTCTTTTGGTCTATTCTTTACTTATTAACAACAAACGATCTTATTACATTACAAAGCGGAATAAAAAGCTTATTACTCGGAACAGCTGCTCCTCACCTTTGGTATGTTATTATGATGTTCCAAATTCACTTATTGTTCCCTTTACTATGCACACTTTTTTATTGGTTTCAAAAACGTACAGAAAATAAAAAAGACATATATAAATATATGACCTTTTTCGCCTGCCTATATTTCCTATTAATGTGGTTCTCTTCTCACTATATTTTTAATGGAGAAAAATTAACAAGTTCAACAATTTTACATTATACAGATCGATCATTTCTATTCTACTCATTCTATTTCGTTATGGGCGGTATTGCCGCTGTAGCACTAAAAACTTGGCGTCTATTCGTCATGAAACATATCCCACTTATAACAATATTATTTTTCATCTTATTTTTATTCATCAATTATGAATTATTTAGTTTTTACGGAGCAAACTCTATTCATCTAACTGTTTCTACCTATTTAAAACCATCTATGTTTTTATATATCGTATGCGAAATTATCATACTATATGTGTTATCTATTACAATAGTACAGCGTCGTGGTTTCTTATATAAAACGTTACGTTTCATTGGAAATTACACGTATGGTGCTTATTTAGCTCATCTATTCTTCTTGCAACTATGCACAAAACTTCTTTCTTTATTCACGCTGCAAGAAAATACTATACTATACAGCCTATTACTATTTGTATTAACAGCTATTCTATCTATTTCAACAATGGTCATTTGTAGCACACTACCATTTCATACTTGGATTACAGGCCCTTCTCCTACAAGAAATATGAAATGGGCGAAGATTGTACTTCAAAAAAATCATGCAAAACTATTCAAACCATATCTTTGA
- a CDS encoding VOC family protein codes for MINQVGQIMLYVNNQDESVQFWTETVGFQIIAEENNGQGFRWIEIAPAKDAGTSIVLHDKALIAKMQPELNLNTPSLMFFSNDLDRLYKDLSEKNVTVGQVVDLPTGRAFNFADNENNYFAVMEKK; via the coding sequence ATGATTAATCAAGTTGGACAAATTATGTTATATGTAAATAACCAAGATGAATCAGTACAGTTTTGGACAGAAACAGTAGGCTTCCAAATCATTGCGGAAGAAAATAATGGACAAGGATTTCGCTGGATTGAAATTGCGCCAGCAAAAGATGCTGGAACAAGCATTGTCCTTCACGATAAAGCGTTAATCGCGAAGATGCAACCTGAACTAAATCTTAATACACCTTCACTTATGTTCTTCTCAAATGACTTAGACCGTCTATATAAAGACCTTTCTGAGAAAAATGTTACAGTTGGACAAGTTGTAGATTTACCTACTGGTAGAGCATTTAATTTTGCTGATAATGAAAACAATTACTTTGCGGTAATGGAAAAGAAATAA
- a CDS encoding transcriptional regulator produces MRKRLYIGIGVILLIALGGVVFWSALQGNRTEHFILRHMVNENGTLATYRLEDTKAGKGEAKGREALSESAGLWLQYTLDKDDQALFDEQVKVIQNNFVHKDRIIIWKISEKGEMQSATNALIDDLRIIEQLYRAYEMYKEDRYKNLADQLSDSVLRYNKKGNYYVDYYDADAGKQNNVATTSYINPHAFSYMKKYGKVSAEQYQEVVQFLANYPRQGWAFPKEYKDDGTFTYDKEVNLIDQSYVAYHRSLGGLSSDAYLEFIKKKFREDGKLYGRYNLETGKQAVNYESPASYGLTILYVLQTGDTKFAKELYERMTTFRNDNVFSRYYGGYVTGENNNTHIFDNVLPLLAEMELEKSKK; encoded by the coding sequence TTGCGAAAACGTTTATATATAGGGATTGGGGTTATTCTCTTAATCGCTTTAGGTGGAGTTGTATTTTGGTCAGCTTTACAAGGAAATCGTACCGAGCATTTTATTTTACGACATATGGTGAATGAAAATGGAACACTTGCAACGTATCGCCTAGAGGATACAAAGGCAGGTAAGGGTGAAGCGAAGGGCCGTGAAGCTTTATCAGAATCTGCAGGGTTATGGCTACAATATACACTTGATAAAGATGATCAAGCTTTATTTGATGAACAAGTGAAGGTTATTCAAAATAACTTTGTACACAAGGATCGCATCATTATATGGAAAATCTCTGAAAAGGGAGAAATGCAGTCGGCTACTAATGCACTTATCGATGATCTTCGTATTATAGAACAATTATATCGTGCTTATGAAATGTACAAGGAAGATCGTTATAAAAACCTTGCAGATCAATTGAGTGATTCTGTACTTCGTTATAATAAAAAAGGTAATTATTACGTTGATTATTACGATGCAGATGCAGGGAAACAAAATAACGTTGCAACAACATCTTACATAAATCCTCATGCATTCTCTTATATGAAAAAATACGGGAAAGTGTCTGCTGAACAATATCAGGAAGTGGTTCAATTTTTAGCTAATTATCCAAGGCAGGGCTGGGCATTCCCGAAAGAGTATAAAGATGATGGGACATTCACGTATGATAAAGAAGTGAATCTTATTGATCAATCATACGTTGCTTATCATCGTAGTTTAGGCGGTCTTTCATCAGATGCTTATTTGGAATTTATAAAGAAGAAATTTCGCGAAGACGGAAAGTTATACGGTCGTTATAACTTAGAAACGGGAAAACAAGCTGTGAACTATGAATCACCAGCATCTTACGGATTAACAATTTTGTACGTACTACAAACAGGTGATACAAAGTTTGCGAAGGAATTGTATGAGCGGATGACTACATTCCGCAATGATAATGTATTTAGTAGATATTATGGTGGGTATGTAACAGGTGAGAATAATAATACACATATTTTCGATAACGTACTACCGCTTTTGGCTGAAATGGAATTGGAGAAGAGTAAAAAATAG
- the cydA gene encoding cytochrome ubiquinol oxidase subunit I has product MDTVTLARAFFGSSLAFHIIFATLGVGLSLMIFISEILYHWKKDSDYAIMAKRWTKAFAILLGVAIPTGTIVGVQISLLWPGFAKIVGQVISVPFQIEIFAFFLEALFMSIYVYAADKLPPVMRLISLFFVMIGATASAVLITSANTWMNTPAGFSMGPDGSVFNVDPWKAFFNPSFGTSAFHVVITAYTTGAAVIASIAGFKLLKKNLSAREIAYHKKGLLLGLVVTFITGATMWLSGHESAIALHKHSPEKLASAEALFETTSHAPLSIGGVVDPNTLELNYALEIPNMLSLLVGLDPSTVVKGLNEFPQETWPPFYTHTLFNLMVGTAAFTFAVAAIALLYWYFVYRKKGVELPKWLLWGAAACGPVMLLGIEFGWIFSCSGRQPWTIYGMQRTVDASTRADFVGPLFVLFIILYIGLGILTVFVLRTFFKKHPLKNDLHHEGGDSRA; this is encoded by the coding sequence ATGGATACCGTAACATTAGCAAGAGCATTTTTTGGTTCTTCATTAGCATTCCACATTATCTTTGCAACGCTTGGAGTCGGACTTTCTTTAATGATTTTTATAAGTGAAATACTCTATCACTGGAAGAAAGATTCCGACTATGCCATTATGGCAAAAAGATGGACAAAGGCTTTTGCTATCCTTCTCGGTGTAGCAATTCCAACTGGAACAATTGTTGGTGTACAAATTTCACTTCTTTGGCCTGGTTTCGCCAAAATTGTTGGCCAAGTTATTTCTGTTCCGTTTCAAATTGAGATTTTCGCCTTCTTTTTAGAGGCTTTATTCATGTCTATTTATGTATATGCAGCTGATAAATTACCTCCAGTTATGAGATTAATCTCGCTATTTTTCGTTATGATTGGTGCCACTGCATCCGCCGTACTTATTACATCAGCAAATACATGGATGAATACACCTGCGGGCTTTTCAATGGGGCCAGATGGCTCAGTTTTTAACGTTGATCCGTGGAAAGCTTTCTTTAATCCGAGCTTTGGCACAAGTGCATTTCACGTCGTTATTACAGCCTATACAACTGGAGCAGCTGTTATCGCTTCTATCGCTGGATTTAAATTATTAAAGAAAAATTTAAGTGCACGTGAAATTGCTTACCATAAAAAAGGATTACTGTTAGGGCTTGTCGTTACATTTATCACAGGTGCTACAATGTGGCTTTCAGGACACGAATCTGCTATTGCCTTACATAAACATTCACCTGAAAAACTAGCATCTGCTGAAGCTTTGTTTGAAACGACATCACACGCTCCTTTATCGATTGGCGGGGTTGTGGATCCTAACACACTTGAACTAAACTATGCCCTTGAAATTCCGAACATGCTTAGCTTATTAGTGGGACTAGACCCTAGCACCGTTGTAAAAGGGCTAAATGAATTCCCGCAAGAAACGTGGCCACCATTTTACACACATACACTGTTCAACTTAATGGTCGGCACTGCTGCCTTTACCTTTGCAGTTGCAGCTATTGCCCTCTTATATTGGTACTTTGTTTACCGAAAAAAAGGAGTAGAGTTACCAAAGTGGCTTCTTTGGGGGGCTGCCGCATGTGGACCCGTTATGTTGCTCGGTATTGAATTCGGATGGATTTTTAGTTGTAGTGGTCGTCAGCCATGGACAATTTATGGCATGCAACGCACGGTAGATGCTTCTACACGTGCTGATTTCGTCGGTCCTTTATTTGTTTTATTCATCATTTTATATATTGGACTCGGTATTTTAACAGTCTTTGTATTACGGACGTTCTTTAAGAAACATCCGTTAAAGAATGATTTACATCACGAAGGAGGAGATTCTCGTGCATGA
- a CDS encoding cytochrome d ubiquinol oxidase subunit II, whose translation MHEESIAIIILWALIFVYSILGSIDFGAGFWGMVYAKHPTLAAKLANRYLSPTWEVTNTFLVFVVVAFLGFFPKAAFTLATVMFVPVMLILVLVAIRSTFMVFAYSLPKYQHLLRIISGITGLLIPALLITVLPVTEGAYITMSEGKEVLLYGKLLSSPVIYCYMLFGLTSELFLSSLFLADFAREQGSEDTYRIYRRNAIILGPATLVTAIIALVVMDPETHWLMQGLIKQFPWFTVSIILFVIGYSSLWWTNKKYSTLGFPRIAVLAVVAQYAFASYAYGVAHLPYIIYPDVTVFTSFTTVETFYALLILYAIGIAILLPGFIFFWNLFLKDRTFLKEK comes from the coding sequence GTGCATGAGGAAAGCATTGCAATCATCATCTTATGGGCTCTTATTTTCGTATATAGCATACTAGGGTCTATTGATTTTGGAGCTGGTTTTTGGGGCATGGTATACGCTAAACACCCGACGCTTGCTGCCAAGCTTGCTAATCGGTACTTATCACCAACTTGGGAAGTAACAAATACGTTTCTTGTCTTTGTCGTTGTCGCTTTTCTCGGTTTCTTTCCGAAAGCAGCCTTTACCCTGGCAACGGTTATGTTTGTACCAGTTATGTTAATTTTAGTACTCGTTGCGATTCGCAGTACATTTATGGTATTCGCTTACTCCCTGCCAAAGTATCAACACCTTCTTCGGATTATTTCAGGTATTACAGGGCTCTTAATCCCAGCTCTATTAATTACCGTTCTACCCGTTACAGAAGGTGCCTATATTACGATGTCTGAAGGAAAAGAAGTGCTCCTTTACGGAAAACTTCTTTCTAGTCCCGTTATTTATTGTTATATGCTCTTCGGACTAACTTCGGAACTATTTCTATCATCTCTCTTTCTTGCTGATTTTGCTAGGGAACAAGGTTCTGAAGATACGTACCGAATTTATAGGAGAAATGCCATCATACTTGGTCCTGCAACGCTCGTGACTGCTATTATCGCTCTCGTTGTAATGGACCCTGAAACACACTGGCTTATGCAAGGACTAATAAAGCAATTCCCATGGTTTACAGTCTCTATCATTTTATTTGTTATCGGATATTCCTCCCTTTGGTGGACAAATAAGAAGTACAGCACACTAGGCTTTCCTCGCATTGCAGTTTTAGCTGTCGTCGCTCAATATGCATTTGCAAGCTACGCTTACGGCGTCGCCCATTTACCGTATATCATTTACCCGGACGTAACTGTATTTACAAGCTTTACGACGGTCGAAACATTCTATGCGCTTCTTATTCTTTACGCAATCGGGATTGCAATTTTACTACCCGGATTCATTTTCTTCTGGAATTTATTCTTGAAGGATCGAACTTTTTTGAAGGAAAAATAA
- a CDS encoding arsenic transporter, translated as MSIEIWITIIVFFLTMIVIFWRPRGLNEAWPAAIGAGIILITGLVSKPDVMDIISKIGGASITILATIVMAVILESFGFFHWAAAKLANLAKGSGRRLYWYIQLLCFLMTLLFNNDGSILITTPILILLLKNLQLKPHQQIPYLLSGALIATASSAPIGVSNIVNLIALNIVHMTLYMHTAMMFVPATLGLLFMSWLMYTVLKKKLPEKLPVSSYDIEEIFFTKNFHPLKGKNSVDTKQKRTKFMLKVLGFVFLMRCLLFVASFLSIPIEIVAVLGSLVLLIWRWYYLRTNPVDILKKTPWHILIFAFSMYVIIYGLHNAGLTAALVHWLEPVVSQHLLYASFAMGGLVSLLSNVFNNHPALMIGTITLTEMGLDPVTLKTIYLANIIGSDIGSLLLPIGTLASLIWMYILRQNKIKVKWKDYLSVSLIVIPLTTVVTLFLLYYWVQLFFAL; from the coding sequence ATGAGCATTGAAATATGGATTACTATTATTGTTTTCTTCTTAACGATGATTGTTATCTTTTGGCGACCCCGTGGTTTAAATGAAGCGTGGCCAGCAGCAATCGGCGCTGGTATCATCCTCATTACTGGACTTGTATCAAAGCCAGATGTCATGGACATTATAAGTAAAATTGGAGGCGCCTCCATAACGATATTAGCGACCATCGTTATGGCAGTTATATTAGAAAGCTTCGGCTTCTTCCATTGGGCTGCAGCAAAACTCGCAAATTTAGCGAAAGGTTCCGGACGCCGCCTATACTGGTATATTCAATTACTATGTTTCCTTATGACTCTTTTATTTAATAATGACGGTAGTATTTTAATTACAACTCCAATTTTAATCCTTCTTCTGAAAAATCTTCAATTAAAACCTCATCAGCAAATCCCTTATTTATTAAGCGGTGCTTTAATCGCCACTGCATCTAGTGCACCAATTGGTGTAAGTAATATCGTAAACTTAATCGCATTAAATATTGTTCATATGACTCTTTATATGCATACTGCTATGATGTTTGTACCTGCAACACTAGGACTACTGTTTATGTCATGGCTCATGTATACAGTTTTAAAGAAAAAACTTCCAGAGAAATTACCGGTTTCTTCATATGATATTGAAGAAATTTTCTTCACGAAAAACTTCCATCCGTTAAAAGGAAAAAATTCTGTTGATACAAAACAAAAACGTACAAAATTCATGTTAAAAGTATTAGGCTTCGTCTTCCTTATGCGCTGTCTTCTATTCGTTGCATCCTTTTTATCGATTCCAATCGAAATTGTTGCTGTACTTGGTTCACTCGTTCTTCTCATTTGGAGATGGTACTACTTACGAACAAACCCAGTCGATATTTTGAAAAAAACACCGTGGCATATTTTAATTTTCGCCTTCTCTATGTACGTAATTATTTACGGGCTTCATAACGCAGGATTAACAGCGGCGCTTGTCCATTGGCTCGAACCAGTTGTAAGTCAGCATCTGCTCTATGCCAGCTTTGCAATGGGCGGACTCGTTTCCCTCCTCTCTAACGTCTTCAATAACCACCCTGCACTTATGATTGGTACAATCACATTAACAGAAATGGGACTAGATCCAGTCACATTAAAAACTATCTATCTCGCAAACATTATTGGTAGTGACATCGGTTCACTATTATTACCAATTGGTACGCTAGCTTCCCTCATTTGGATGTATATACTGAGACAAAACAAAATTAAAGTGAAATGGAAAGATTATTTAAGCGTATCTCTCATCGTAATCCCACTCACAACAGTCGTCACATTATTCCTCTTATACTACTGGGTACAATTATTCTTCGCCTTATAG
- the thiC gene encoding phosphomethylpyrimidine synthase ThiC translates to MKQSVSAEQIELKSSLPGSKKVYVDGPRAGMKVPMREIEQSDTNGVQNLPIRVYDTSGPYTDPEYKVELEKGIPTPRHSWTMGRGDVEAYEGREVKPEDDGVKVASKHTPVFPQMDRKPLRAKQGANVTQMHYARNGIITSEMEYVAIREGVEPEFVRKEIAEGRAILPANINHPEAEPMIIGRNFHVKVNANIGNSAVSSSIAEEVEKMTWATRWGADTIMDLSTGKNIHTTREWIIRNAPVPVGTVPIYQALEKVNGIAEDLTWEVYRDTLIEQAEQGVDYFTIHAGVLLRYIPITAKRMTGIVSRGGSIMAQWCLFHHKENFLYTHFEEICEIMKQYDVSFSLGDGLRPGSIADANDEAQFSELETLGELTKIAWKHDVQVMIEGPGHVPMHLIKENMEKELDICQGAPFYTLGPLTTDIAPGYDHITSAIGAAMIGWFGTAMLCYVTPKEHLGLPNKDDVREGVITYKIAAHAADLAKGHKTAHQRDDALSKARFEFRWRDQFNLSLDPERAMEYHDETLPAEGAKTAHFCSMCGPKFCSMRISHDIREYAKENDLETTEAIEKGMKEKAVEFKETGSHLYQ, encoded by the coding sequence ATGAAACAGTCTGTTTCTGCTGAGCAAATTGAATTGAAATCGAGTTTACCAGGAAGTAAGAAAGTGTATGTGGATGGGCCACGCGCGGGTATGAAAGTGCCGATGCGCGAGATTGAACAAAGCGATACGAATGGTGTTCAAAATCTGCCAATCCGTGTGTATGATACGAGTGGACCTTATACAGATCCAGAGTATAAAGTGGAGCTGGAAAAGGGGATTCCGACACCGCGCCATTCTTGGACCATGGGGCGTGGTGATGTAGAAGCATACGAAGGGCGCGAAGTAAAACCAGAGGATGACGGTGTGAAAGTGGCTTCGAAACATACACCTGTTTTCCCGCAAATGGATCGTAAGCCGCTTAGAGCGAAGCAAGGTGCAAATGTCACGCAAATGCATTATGCGCGTAATGGCATTATTACGTCTGAGATGGAATATGTTGCGATTCGTGAAGGGGTAGAGCCTGAATTTGTTCGTAAGGAGATTGCAGAAGGTCGTGCGATTTTGCCAGCGAACATTAACCATCCTGAAGCGGAACCGATGATAATTGGACGTAATTTTCACGTAAAGGTAAATGCAAATATCGGAAACTCTGCTGTATCGTCTTCTATTGCAGAAGAAGTAGAGAAGATGACGTGGGCGACTCGCTGGGGTGCAGATACGATTATGGATTTATCTACAGGTAAAAACATTCATACAACACGTGAGTGGATTATTCGTAATGCCCCGGTACCAGTTGGAACTGTGCCAATTTATCAAGCGCTTGAAAAAGTAAACGGAATTGCAGAGGATTTAACGTGGGAAGTGTACCGCGATACGTTAATTGAGCAGGCGGAGCAAGGCGTTGATTACTTCACGATTCACGCTGGTGTATTACTTCGTTACATTCCAATTACTGCAAAGCGTATGACAGGTATTGTTTCTCGCGGTGGTTCGATTATGGCGCAGTGGTGTTTATTCCATCATAAAGAAAACTTCCTATATACTCACTTTGAAGAGATTTGTGAAATTATGAAGCAGTACGATGTTTCGTTCTCTCTTGGAGATGGATTACGTCCAGGTTCTATTGCAGATGCAAATGACGAAGCGCAGTTTTCTGAGCTTGAAACACTTGGTGAATTGACGAAAATCGCTTGGAAACATGATGTGCAAGTTATGATTGAAGGACCTGGGCATGTACCGATGCATTTAATTAAAGAAAATATGGAGAAAGAACTTGATATTTGTCAGGGCGCGCCGTTCTATACACTTGGGCCGTTAACGACAGATATTGCACCAGGTTATGACCATATCACATCAGCGATTGGTGCTGCGATGATTGGCTGGTTTGGAACGGCGATGCTTTGTTATGTAACACCGAAAGAACATTTAGGTTTACCAAATAAAGATGATGTTCGCGAAGGGGTTATTACGTACAAAATCGCTGCGCATGCAGCCGATCTTGCGAAAGGGCATAAAACGGCTCATCAGCGTGATGATGCACTTTCAAAAGCACGATTTGAATTCCGTTGGCGCGACCAATTTAATTTATCTTTAGATCCTGAACGCGCGATGGAGTATCATGATGAAACGTTGCCAGCAGAAGGGGCGAAAACAGCGCATTTCTGTTCAATGTGTGGACCGAAGTTTTGTAGTATGAGAATTTCGCATGATATTCGTGAATATGCGAAAGAAAATGATTTAGAAACGACGGAAGCAATTGAAAAAGGAATGAAAGAGAAAGCGGTAGAATTCAAAGAAACTGGTAGTCACTTATATCAATAA
- the lldP gene encoding L-lactate permease, producing MNTWTQVYDPFGNIWISAAVALIPIIFFFLALAVFRMKGYVAGFITVVLTILVALFAYKMPFTMAMAATGYGFLYGLWPIAWIIIMSVFLYKISVKTGQFDVIRASVLSITNDHRLLVILIGFSFGAFLEGAAGFGAPVAITAALLAGLGLNPLYAAGLCLIANTAPVAFGAMGIPITVAGQVTGIDPHKIGQMAGHQLPFLSLFVPFFIVFLMDGFKGVRQTWPALFVAGSSFAITQFITATFLGPELPDITSALVSLVSLSLFLKVWQPKEIYQSKEANSEVAATTATSMPKLTVGKVVKAWSPFIILTVMVVIWSQSFFKALFAPGGTLESLVFKFEVPGLHNLVMKAEPIVNKPTPYEAILKLDILSATGTAILIACIISIFILKMSAKDAVATFKETLNELKMPILSIGFVLGFAFIANYSGLSSTLALALAGTGGLFPFFSPFLGWIGVFLTGSDTSANALFSNLQAITAQQVGVSEVLLVAANTTGGVTGKMISPQSIAIACAAVGLAGKESDLFRFTLKHSLFFVTIVGIMTYVQAYYLTWMIP from the coding sequence ATGAACACATGGACACAAGTTTACGATCCGTTCGGTAACATTTGGATTTCGGCAGCAGTCGCACTTATTCCAATCATCTTTTTTTTCTTAGCTTTAGCAGTTTTCCGCATGAAGGGGTATGTGGCAGGATTTATTACAGTTGTATTAACGATCTTGGTGGCGTTATTTGCGTATAAAATGCCATTCACAATGGCAATGGCAGCGACCGGATACGGTTTCTTATACGGATTATGGCCAATTGCGTGGATTATCATTATGTCAGTATTTTTATATAAAATTTCTGTGAAAACAGGTCAATTTGATGTCATTCGTGCATCTGTATTATCCATTACGAATGACCATCGTTTACTCGTTATTTTAATCGGATTTTCATTTGGAGCATTTTTGGAAGGGGCAGCAGGATTTGGTGCACCAGTAGCGATTACAGCAGCGCTTCTTGCAGGTCTTGGGCTGAACCCTTTATATGCAGCAGGCCTTTGTTTAATCGCAAATACTGCACCAGTAGCGTTCGGAGCGATGGGGATACCGATTACAGTTGCTGGACAAGTAACAGGCATTGATCCACATAAAATTGGACAAATGGCTGGGCATCAATTACCGTTCTTATCTTTATTTGTTCCGTTCTTTATCGTATTTTTAATGGATGGTTTTAAAGGAGTAAGACAAACGTGGCCTGCTTTATTTGTAGCGGGTAGTTCATTTGCAATTACACAGTTTATTACAGCGACGTTTTTAGGACCGGAACTTCCTGATATTACGTCAGCACTTGTAAGTTTAGTAAGTTTATCGCTATTCTTAAAAGTTTGGCAGCCGAAAGAAATTTATCAGTCTAAAGAAGCGAATAGTGAAGTAGCAGCAACGACGGCGACATCTATGCCGAAACTAACGGTAGGAAAAGTAGTAAAAGCATGGTCTCCGTTCATTATTTTAACTGTGATGGTAGTCATTTGGAGCCAAAGTTTCTTTAAAGCATTATTCGCTCCAGGTGGTACTTTAGAAAGTCTTGTATTTAAATTTGAAGTTCCAGGCTTGCACAATTTAGTAATGAAAGCAGAGCCAATTGTAAATAAACCAACACCTTATGAAGCAATCTTGAAATTAGATATTTTATCAGCGACTGGAACAGCAATTTTAATTGCTTGTATCATTTCAATTTTTATTTTGAAAATGAGTGCAAAAGATGCAGTAGCAACATTTAAAGAAACGTTAAACGAACTAAAGATGCCAATTCTATCTATTGGATTCGTATTAGGATTCGCATTTATCGCAAACTATTCTGGTTTATCTTCTACATTAGCGTTAGCACTTGCAGGAACTGGCGGACTATTCCCGTTCTTCTCACCATTCTTAGGTTGGATTGGGGTATTCTTAACAGGGTCAGATACGTCAGCGAACGCACTGTTCTCGAATTTACAAGCAATTACAGCGCAGCAAGTCGGTGTATCTGAAGTGCTTCTCGTTGCCGCAAATACAACGGGCGGTGTAACAGGTAAAATGATTTCTCCGCAATCGATTGCGATTGCTTGTGCGGCAGTTGGACTTGCTGGGAAAGAGTCAGATTTGTTCCGCTTTACATTGAAGCATAGTTTATTTTTCGTTACTATTGTTGGGATTATGACGTATGTGCAGGCTTATTATTTAACGTGGATGATCCCGTAA
- a CDS encoding DUF4870 domain-containing protein, whose protein sequence is MNGNKILAALSYFSVLFAPILFPIIVWIVGDSETKPHAKRALWTHIIPSIASFIGLVILGIMGIGSDQPDVTLGIGAMIVLCICGIISLYYFIWNIVKGIKVLKA, encoded by the coding sequence ATGAACGGAAACAAAATATTAGCAGCTTTATCATACTTTAGTGTATTATTTGCGCCTATCTTATTCCCTATTATCGTGTGGATTGTGGGCGATTCTGAAACGAAACCACATGCAAAACGTGCTCTATGGACACATATCATTCCAAGCATCGCTTCATTTATTGGATTAGTTATTTTAGGAATTATGGGCATCGGATCTGATCAACCAGATGTAACACTTGGAATTGGAGCAATGATTGTCTTATGTATTTGCGGAATCATTAGCTTATACTACTTCATTTGGAATATCGTAAAAGGTATTAAAGTACTGAAAGCTTAA
- a CDS encoding metal-binding protein — protein MPSGRTHTKINLISLPVVLFMLFSYGLTNFDFLLTFAIGFLVGTSFLTPDLDTYSNAYNKWGFLRIFWYPYRSVMPHRSFFTHTIIIGDIIRIAYMLIVFSPFLFLLNIIAFDGNLIEIAKEHEVEIVTFVMGIVVASTLHIIADKANTRRKKMMRKKKKRRR, from the coding sequence ATGCCATCAGGAAGAACGCATACGAAAATAAACTTAATATCCCTTCCGGTTGTTTTGTTTATGCTCTTTTCGTATGGATTAACAAATTTTGATTTTTTATTAACTTTTGCAATTGGCTTTTTAGTAGGTACTTCATTTTTAACACCGGATTTAGATACGTACAGTAATGCGTATAATAAATGGGGATTCCTCCGCATTTTTTGGTATCCATATAGGAGCGTAATGCCCCATCGTTCCTTCTTCACACATACGATTATAATTGGTGATATTATTCGTATTGCATACATGTTAATCGTATTTTCTCCGTTTTTATTCCTATTAAATATAATAGCATTCGACGGAAATTTAATAGAAATTGCGAAGGAACACGAGGTTGAAATTGTAACGTTTGTAATGGGGATTGTTGTGGCGAGTACGCTCCACATTATAGCGGATAAAGCGAATACGCGCCGAAAGAAAATGATGAGAAAAAAGAAGAAACGCAGAAGATAA